In the Leishmania panamensis strain MHOM/PA/94/PSC-1 chromosome 30 sequence genome, one interval contains:
- a CDS encoding hypothetical protein (TriTrypDB/GeneDB-style sysID: LpmP.30.1720) — MLTMSLYSDIVSDQLPAAILAVRSHLSNWNPSQLARTVFTEFIAFLRKYWACAIYFIIIRKLYRILSRTNKRASKSKRIKRSAASMPDSNESAAECVSTPRAVDVSFLTDTAEYVPSKNQVIVGDGVIVVNRNDRYVEVYERKNVARVDSVEAEVNTLLKEFVSRIQR; from the coding sequence ATGTTGACCATGTCACTGTACTCCGACATTGTGTCTGACCAGCTACCGGCGGCCATCTTGGCAGTTAGGAGCCATCTTTCAAATTGGAATCCCTCTCAGCTGGCTCGGACTGTTTTCACTGAGTTTATCGCCTTCTTACGGAAGTACTGGGCGTGCGCCATATACTTCATCATTATCAGAAAGCTGTACCGCATCTTGAGCCGCACCAACAAGCGTGCATCCAAGTCAAAAAGGATCAAGAGGTCCGCTGCCTCCATGCCTGACAGCAACGAGTCAGCTGCCGAGTGCGTGTCCACACCCCGCGCAGTGGATGTCAGCTTTCTCACTGACACTGCAGAATACGTGCCGTCGAAAAATCAGGTAATCGTCGGCGATGGAGTGATCGTAGTAAATCGAAATGACCGTTACGTAGAGGTATACGAGCGGAAGAACGTCGCTAGAGTAGACAGCGTTGAGGCAGAGGTCAATACTTTGCTTAAGGAGTTTGTGTCTCGTATCCAGAGATGA
- a CDS encoding hypothetical protein (TriTrypDB/GeneDB-style sysID: LpmP.30.1710): MGTPKEAAQRSPSRVPHVSFADDMQVVSIPSDQDNPSDVWSIYSYAAYTTKKEQRYLKRSLQSRIDEAISSCSNLFTFADNDQEGKRNVHNSDSDGHVGTSLGASLTAKGYGKSIGACAMYVLSVWPSFPAKHRPPMSPKVQRSLEALQAGTRLYVFNEKPNSPLRCGTALRLLRSIDGNEASIAIYNAMEPTVIDGYIPLSLIVSLSFGLEPVERQRHLKGSGKIMCSDGKKKVEETSKRAFTLHCAAPERFYVTFIAANQEDFNKWVCVVDYFVLLNAYCRSYMQSN, from the coding sequence ATGGGTACGCCAAAAGAAGCGGCCCAAAGAAGCCCCTCAAGGGTGCCACATGTGTCCTTTGCGGATGACATGCAAGTAGTGAGCATCCCTTCTGACCAAGACAACCCGTCGGATGTCTGGAGTATATACTCTTACGCAGCGTACACGACCAAGAAGGAGCAACGCTACCTTAAGCGTTCTCTGCAATCGCGCATTGACGAAGCGatctccagctgctccaaCCTGTTCACTTTTGCAGACAACGACCAGGAAGGGAAGCGAAATGTGCACAATAGTGACTCTGACGGACACGTAGGCACATCGCTCGGAGCTTCGCTGACGGCGAAGGGCTACGGCAAAAGCATTGGAGCGTGCGCCATGTACGTGCTCTCAGTGTGGCCTTCCTTCCCCGCTAAACACCGACCCCCAATGTCTCCAAAGGTGCAAAGGTCGCTCGAGGCGTTGCAGGCTGGAACACGCCTGTACGTCTTTAACGAAAAGCCAAACTCTccactgcgctgcggcacagcaTTGCGTCTCTTGCGCAGCATCGACGGCAATGAGGCCAGTATTGCCATTTACAACGCCATGGAGCCCACCGTCATCGATGGTTACATCCCACTCTCGCTCATTGTGTCACTTTCTTTTGGATTGGAACcagtggagcggcagcggcacctgaAAGGGAGCGGTAAAATCATGTGCAGTGACGGCAAGAAGAAGGTAGAGGAAACGAGCAAGCGAGCCTTCACGCTACACTGCGCTGCACCTGAGAGGTTTTATGTCACCTTCATCGCTGCGAACCAGGAAGACTTCAACAAGTGGGTTTGTGTCGTCGATTACTTTGTTCTCCTCAACGCCTATTGCAGGTCATACATGCAGTCGAACTAG